Proteins co-encoded in one Vibrio aquimaris genomic window:
- a CDS encoding iron-containing alcohol dehydrogenase, translated as MLKLRFPLPVFRNANEIANGKNARMALKGIIANRVALVISPSFKSSQYYEQVHRLINAQSVRVIEKSWGGEPSVEELSRVIGELEAFQPDYIVALGGGSIIDGTKLAWLFYEHPTLGSDVLYRPFSLPPLRGRAKFAAIPTTLGAGSEVSSAAVMLDHQTQSKKAVVTHDFLPDLVILDPDLVTEVPLDVLKTTVTDTLAHAIEGYVSLIDHPLMNTFAEQALSIVYRYRFKFSDESWKVEMLSELQYAAMLAGWVQNHCIVGLSHAIAHQLGSFDIGHGLANGLLMPAVIDFNYRDESVANKYAQLIQNAGVPSKEELVGLFEILVGGQKTNRMFTEKQLDVIAKNALLDPAAKSNPVRFNEDDVKEIVKQCL; from the coding sequence ATGCTTAAACTTCGATTTCCTTTACCGGTATTTCGTAACGCTAATGAAATAGCAAACGGAAAAAATGCTCGTATGGCATTAAAAGGCATAATAGCTAATCGCGTAGCACTGGTTATTAGCCCTTCATTCAAAAGCTCTCAATACTATGAACAGGTGCATCGTTTGATCAACGCTCAAAGTGTTCGAGTTATTGAAAAGTCTTGGGGGGGAGAGCCTAGTGTAGAAGAGCTGTCTAGGGTGATTGGAGAACTCGAAGCGTTTCAGCCCGATTACATTGTTGCTTTAGGCGGTGGTTCTATTATCGATGGAACCAAACTGGCTTGGCTGTTTTACGAACACCCCACTCTAGGCTCCGATGTTCTCTACCGACCATTTTCATTGCCCCCCTTGCGTGGAAGGGCAAAGTTTGCCGCTATACCTACTACGCTTGGAGCTGGTTCTGAGGTATCTTCAGCAGCGGTCATGCTTGATCATCAAACACAGAGCAAAAAAGCTGTGGTTACTCACGATTTCCTGCCAGATTTGGTAATTCTTGATCCAGACTTGGTCACTGAAGTGCCACTGGATGTACTGAAAACCACAGTAACAGATACCCTTGCTCATGCTATTGAAGGATACGTGTCTCTTATTGACCATCCATTAATGAATACGTTTGCTGAGCAAGCACTATCTATCGTTTATCGTTATCGCTTCAAGTTCTCTGATGAGAGCTGGAAAGTTGAAATGTTATCAGAGTTGCAGTATGCAGCTATGCTGGCAGGTTGGGTTCAAAATCATTGTATCGTAGGTCTTTCTCATGCTATCGCCCACCAACTAGGCTCATTTGACATTGGCCATGGATTAGCAAATGGGTTACTAATGCCTGCAGTAATTGATTTTAACTATCGCGATGAGTCAGTTGCAAACAAGTACGCTCAGCTGATTCAGAACGCTGGAGTACCAAGTAAAGAAGAGCTTGTCGGTTTGTTTGAGATTCTTGTTGGTGGCCAGAAAACAAACAGAATGTTTACTGAAAAGCAACTTGATGTAATTGCTAAAAATGCTTTGCTTGATCCAGCGGCAAAATCCAACCCGGTTCGATTTAATGAAGATGATGTGAAAGAGATAGTCAAGCAATGTCTGTAA
- a CDS encoding glycosyltransferase family A protein, producing MNKVCVLTTIFPMRYDYVERFFESLSHQTYSSFDTVIVNDGFGDISNIKSKNNNLNILEVEADSTPSKNRQVAIEFAIKSGYEIAILCDSDDYMDIHRVDVCVEQLKSTDIVVNELELFSEIGTIHDEYLSKRFLDGDIIEISDIKDKNIIGLSNSAFKLSIIDQFDFPKELIAIDWFLFSILILSGAKAKFTNKTKTYYRQYDQNTVGLGYMNEKKLIRCLDIKLLHYKLLKEYDFEYSKLLDEVIIIRDALVNEKFKSDYISQCNEKIKFPLWWELIPIKEVFNETNK from the coding sequence ATGAATAAGGTTTGTGTTTTAACAACAATATTCCCAATGCGGTATGATTACGTTGAAAGGTTTTTTGAATCTCTTAGTCATCAAACGTATTCTTCGTTTGATACTGTAATTGTTAATGATGGATTTGGTGATATCTCAAACATCAAATCTAAAAACAATAACCTCAACATACTTGAGGTAGAAGCTGATTCTACACCATCTAAAAATCGACAGGTGGCAATTGAATTTGCAATCAAATCTGGTTATGAAATTGCGATTCTTTGTGATTCAGATGACTATATGGATATACACAGAGTAGATGTTTGTGTAGAGCAGCTAAAGTCTACAGATATTGTAGTTAATGAGCTAGAGTTATTTAGTGAAATAGGAACTATTCACGATGAATACCTTTCAAAAAGGTTTTTAGATGGCGACATTATTGAAATATCTGACATTAAAGATAAAAATATTATTGGTCTATCAAATAGTGCGTTTAAACTATCTATCATCGATCAGTTTGACTTTCCTAAAGAACTGATTGCAATAGATTGGTTCCTATTCTCAATTCTTATTTTGTCTGGAGCTAAAGCTAAGTTTACAAACAAAACCAAGACATACTACCGTCAGTATGATCAAAATACTGTTGGCTTGGGATATATGAACGAGAAGAAGTTAATCAGATGTTTAGATATTAAGCTATTACACTATAAACTGTTAAAGGAATATGACTTTGAGTACAGTAAGCTTCTTGATGAAGTAATAATAATCAGGGATGCTCTAGTGAATGAAAAATTCAAAAGTGACTATATAAGTCAATGCAATGAAAAAATAAAGTTCCCTCTATGGTGGGAGCTTATTCCAATTAAAGAGGTTTTTAATGAAACTAACAAATAA
- a CDS encoding nucleotidyltransferase family protein: MKNKLVLKETTDLYEVVEALDRTGIGALALVDHDERLIGILTDGDLRRAILRKETKIENIINKSPAVLLYGTPKQTIISKLKQLHRRHIPLVDVNGLFVDLFAIDNIDFVSRDNFVVIMAGGLGTRLGKLTEHKPKPLLNIGDRPILRHMIEHARDQGFRNFLLCVNYKKELIYDYFGNGEKYGVNIRYIEENKRMGTAGALSLISKELLEKPFFVVNGDVITNLDFDDLLVAHRKTSSIATMCVRSYSHEVPYGVIECKKNGEIIDIKEKPQYDFNINAGIYVIDPEALKVLPSDTFYDMPQLFIDLKRRNFDIGSYSIDDYWIDIGKPQDYEQAQKLWSLIDGLI, translated from the coding sequence GTGAAAAATAAGTTAGTATTGAAAGAAACGACTGATTTATATGAGGTTGTTGAAGCTTTAGATAGGACTGGAATTGGAGCATTAGCATTAGTTGACCACGACGAGCGTTTGATAGGTATATTGACAGATGGCGATCTACGGAGAGCTATCCTAAGAAAAGAGACGAAAATTGAAAATATAATTAACAAGTCTCCAGCAGTTCTTCTTTATGGGACACCAAAGCAAACAATTATATCTAAGCTTAAACAATTGCATCGACGTCATATTCCTCTAGTAGATGTAAATGGTTTATTTGTAGATCTTTTTGCAATTGACAATATAGACTTCGTTTCTCGAGATAACTTTGTTGTTATAATGGCTGGTGGATTAGGAACGCGATTAGGAAAATTAACTGAACACAAACCCAAGCCTCTTCTTAATATAGGTGATCGACCAATATTAAGACATATGATAGAGCACGCTAGGGATCAAGGATTTAGAAATTTTTTACTATGTGTTAACTACAAAAAAGAGCTTATATATGACTATTTTGGTAACGGAGAAAAATATGGTGTTAATATTCGCTATATTGAAGAAAATAAAAGGATGGGAACTGCTGGGGCTTTAAGTCTGATCTCCAAAGAGCTATTAGAGAAGCCTTTCTTTGTAGTCAATGGTGATGTTATAACCAATCTAGACTTTGATGATCTTCTAGTGGCACATAGAAAAACTAGTTCTATAGCTACAATGTGCGTGAGAAGTTACTCTCATGAAGTTCCTTATGGAGTTATTGAGTGTAAAAAGAATGGGGAAATTATAGATATTAAAGAGAAACCTCAATACGATTTTAATATTAATGCTGGGATATATGTCATTGATCCTGAAGCACTTAAAGTATTACCCAGTGATACATTTTACGATATGCCACAGCTATTTATAGACTTGAAAAGAAGAAATTTTGATATTGGAAGTTACTCGATCGATGACTATTGGATAGATATCGGAAAGCCGCAAGATTATGAACAGGCACAAAAGTTATGGAGCTTGATTGATGGTTTAATCTAG
- a CDS encoding LegC family aminotransferase yields the protein MKATSIVEFVRDTYKTDEFIPLHAPRFGGNEKAYVMETIESTFVSSVGKFVDDFERKIEAYTGTAKAVATVNGTAALHAALYMADVQRDDLVITQALTFVATCNALYHMGAEPIFVDVSPVSLGLCPKAMDAFLEENAEVTDVGCIHKKTGRRIKAVVPMHTFGHPVELDELVAVCLKWNITLVEDAAESLGSFYKGKHTGTVGEFGAVSFNGNKIITTGGGGMVLCKTKERGARAKHVTTTAKVPHPYEFFHDEPGFNYRMPNLNAALGCAQMEVIEQYLKQKRLLAESYKDFFNGTDFKFVTEPEYAQSNYWLNAIICPDKESRKDVLAVTNGAGVMARPVWQLMHRLPMYSNSIRGTLTNSEYLEAHLLNLPSSPNL from the coding sequence ATGAAAGCGACATCTATTGTTGAGTTTGTGAGAGATACTTACAAAACTGACGAATTTATTCCCTTGCACGCACCAAGGTTTGGTGGCAACGAAAAGGCGTATGTTATGGAAACAATTGAAAGTACATTTGTTTCTAGCGTCGGTAAGTTTGTTGATGATTTTGAGCGAAAAATTGAAGCGTATACTGGTACGGCTAAAGCGGTAGCGACAGTTAATGGGACAGCAGCATTGCATGCTGCATTGTACATGGCTGATGTTCAAAGAGACGACTTAGTCATAACTCAAGCTTTAACCTTTGTAGCAACTTGCAATGCCTTATATCATATGGGTGCTGAGCCTATTTTTGTCGATGTGTCCCCAGTGAGTTTAGGGCTTTGTCCTAAGGCTATGGATGCATTCTTAGAAGAGAATGCTGAAGTCACAGACGTGGGGTGTATTCATAAAAAAACAGGTAGAAGAATCAAAGCAGTTGTACCAATGCATACCTTTGGTCATCCTGTAGAGCTTGATGAGCTGGTTGCTGTTTGTTTGAAATGGAATATCACCTTGGTTGAAGATGCAGCAGAAAGTTTAGGCTCATTTTATAAGGGCAAGCATACAGGGACTGTAGGTGAATTTGGTGCTGTCAGTTTTAATGGCAACAAGATCATCACCACTGGTGGAGGTGGTATGGTGTTATGTAAGACTAAAGAACGGGGCGCGCGTGCGAAGCATGTCACTACGACAGCGAAAGTTCCTCACCCTTATGAGTTCTTCCATGATGAGCCAGGCTTTAATTACCGTATGCCAAACCTTAATGCGGCTCTAGGGTGTGCTCAGATGGAAGTTATCGAGCAGTATCTGAAGCAAAAGAGGCTGCTTGCCGAAAGCTACAAGGATTTCTTCAATGGAACAGATTTTAAGTTTGTTACAGAGCCTGAATATGCACAGTCAAACTACTGGCTAAATGCAATCATTTGCCCGGATAAGGAAAGTCGCAAAGATGTCCTTGCTGTGACAAATGGTGCTGGAGTTATGGCTCGACCGGTTTGGCAACTTATGCATAGACTGCCTATGTATTCTAACTCTATCAGGGGGACATTAACAAATTCTGAATACTTAGAAGCTCACTTATTAAATCTTCCAAGTTCCCCTAACTTATGA
- a CDS encoding N-acetylneuraminate synthase family protein, with protein sequence MKLTNKRVVDNFSSPYIIAELGSNHNGDMELAKKLILEAKKAGADCVKFQSWNKNSLFAQVKFDDNYFIADDYRDRTDFTLEEIVEEYSISESELLEMKKFADNVGIDCTSTPFSKTEADFLVDKLNSPFIKVASMDLNNLPFLKYLAKKQLPIVISTGLSELHEIDKAIRTIEDTGNEQICILHCVSNYPPVDSEVNLNNIKTLMATYPNYPIGFSDHTIGIEIPLASISLGACVIEKHFTLDKNMEGWDHKVSACKEELEAIVKGSKRIQQALGSFRVSAPEPEEKKSEFRRSIILTRALSEGEVITIEDIDYKRPGTGIKPEMTDFIVGRRVNKNLDFDHVLTMEDIL encoded by the coding sequence ATGAAACTAACAAATAAACGAGTGGTCGATAATTTTTCTTCACCTTATATCATAGCAGAGCTAGGTTCAAATCATAATGGAGATATGGAGTTAGCAAAAAAGCTAATCTTAGAAGCAAAAAAAGCCGGTGCAGACTGCGTTAAGTTTCAAAGTTGGAATAAAAATTCTTTATTTGCTCAAGTTAAATTTGATGATAATTACTTTATCGCAGATGATTACAGGGATAGGACGGACTTTACGCTCGAAGAAATTGTAGAGGAGTACTCTATTTCTGAATCTGAGTTACTAGAGATGAAAAAGTTTGCTGATAACGTAGGGATTGACTGTACATCGACCCCATTCAGTAAAACTGAAGCTGATTTTCTAGTCGATAAACTTAACTCTCCATTTATAAAAGTTGCTTCGATGGACTTAAACAACTTACCTTTCTTGAAGTACCTTGCAAAAAAACAGCTACCAATAGTAATTTCGACAGGGTTGAGTGAACTCCATGAAATCGATAAAGCTATTAGAACTATTGAAGATACTGGTAACGAGCAAATCTGTATTCTTCATTGTGTATCAAACTATCCGCCTGTAGATTCAGAAGTTAATTTGAATAACATCAAGACTCTAATGGCAACTTATCCCAATTATCCTATTGGGTTTTCGGACCATACGATAGGAATAGAAATACCTTTAGCTTCTATTTCTCTTGGTGCGTGCGTGATTGAAAAACACTTTACTCTAGATAAGAATATGGAAGGGTGGGATCATAAGGTTTCTGCTTGTAAAGAAGAATTGGAAGCTATTGTTAAAGGCTCAAAGCGAATACAGCAAGCGCTTGGTAGTTTCAGAGTTTCAGCCCCAGAACCTGAAGAGAAAAAAAGTGAATTCAGAAGAAGTATTATTTTGACTAGAGCGCTCAGTGAAGGGGAGGTTATAACGATTGAAGACATTGATTATAAGCGTCCAGGAACGGGTATTAAGCCAGAAATGACAGACTTCATTGTAGGGCGTCGAGTAAATAAGAATCTTGATTTTGACCATGTTCTAACAATGGAAGATATCCTGTAA
- the tagD gene encoding glycerol-3-phosphate cytidylyltransferase: MKTVVTYGTFDLFHVGHIRLLKRLRELGDRLVVGLSSDDFNELKGKKSFFSYEERAEIVGACKYVDEVFPEHNWEQKLSDVKKYNVDIFAMGDDWEGKFDFLKDLCEVVYLPRTEDISTTSIKSTLASYDRQELEKVEQSLHDVIAVVKAMSR, encoded by the coding sequence TTGAAAACAGTCGTAACATACGGTACTTTTGATCTTTTTCATGTGGGGCATATTCGTCTTTTAAAGCGTTTAAGAGAGTTAGGTGACAGGTTAGTCGTAGGCTTGTCATCAGATGACTTTAACGAGTTGAAGGGCAAGAAATCGTTTTTCTCGTATGAAGAAAGGGCAGAGATCGTTGGTGCGTGTAAGTATGTCGATGAAGTTTTTCCGGAGCATAACTGGGAGCAAAAGCTTTCAGATGTAAAGAAGTACAATGTGGATATATTTGCTATGGGAGATGATTGGGAGGGAAAGTTTGATTTCCTAAAGGATCTGTGCGAAGTGGTGTACCTACCAAGAACCGAAGATATCTCGACCACCAGTATAAAGTCTACCCTTGCTTCATATGATCGACAAGAATTGGAGAAAGTTGAGCAATCTCTGCATGACGTGATCGCAGTCGTTAAGGCAATGTCAAGATGA
- a CDS encoding methionyl-tRNA formyltransferase encodes MKIGYFADGPWSHLALEKIVELKNVDVAFITPRFDTQDPVLKDWSERLNVPYILHENVNSKEYIEHVSSLNADLFISMSFNQILKKEIINIPPMGFINCHAGDLPYYRGRNPLNWVLINDEPSYGITVHMVDEGIDTGDIVLKRSFEITDSDTYKTLLESAIFNCSKVLIESIELIINNKVNLIKQKDIHPVGFYCGMRRHGDESISFDNDSRTVFNFIRAITSPGPGARACVNGEEVAILTSELIDNAPSYIATVGEVVGKELNGVVVKTSDSTILITQVASIDSDGSLFNIRIPKYRIGTRFKSL; translated from the coding sequence ATGAAGATTGGATATTTCGCTGATGGGCCGTGGTCTCACCTTGCTTTAGAAAAAATTGTAGAGTTAAAAAATGTTGATGTTGCCTTTATCACACCAAGGTTTGATACACAAGATCCGGTGTTAAAGGATTGGTCAGAGAGGCTTAATGTCCCATATATATTACATGAGAATGTTAATTCAAAAGAATACATAGAACATGTTAGTAGTCTTAATGCTGATCTGTTCATCTCCATGTCATTTAACCAAATACTGAAAAAAGAAATTATTAACATACCTCCTATGGGTTTCATTAATTGCCATGCAGGTGATCTACCATACTACAGAGGACGGAACCCTTTAAACTGGGTTCTTATTAATGATGAACCTAGTTATGGAATAACGGTTCATATGGTCGATGAGGGTATTGATACAGGAGATATAGTTCTGAAAAGGAGTTTTGAAATTACTGATTCCGATACCTATAAAACTTTGCTGGAAAGTGCAATATTTAATTGTTCTAAAGTATTGATTGAGTCGATAGAATTGATAATAAATAATAAAGTAAACCTGATTAAGCAAAAAGATATTCATCCGGTAGGGTTTTATTGTGGAATGAGACGACATGGAGATGAGAGCATCTCTTTCGATAATGATAGTAGAACAGTATTTAACTTTATCAGGGCAATAACAAGCCCAGGTCCTGGGGCAAGGGCTTGTGTTAATGGGGAAGAAGTAGCGATTTTGACTTCCGAGCTAATAGATAATGCACCATCATACATAGCGACTGTTGGCGAAGTCGTTGGAAAAGAACTAAACGGGGTCGTGGTTAAAACTAGCGATTCTACGATTTTAATAACGCAAGTTGCATCTATCGATTCTGATGGGAGTTTGTTCAATATTAGAATTCCTAAGTACAGGATTGGTACGAGGTTTAAGAGCCTTTAG
- a CDS encoding acyl carrier protein, whose product MNISKESIKKLVADVLGVSLDKIDDELAVGDIPEWDSLAHMRIFASLESELGVVLDIEQTLDVEDVEDIVDAVLSK is encoded by the coding sequence ATGAACATTTCAAAAGAATCAATTAAAAAATTAGTTGCAGATGTACTAGGCGTATCTTTGGACAAAATCGATGATGAGTTGGCAGTCGGTGATATTCCTGAATGGGATTCGCTAGCACACATGAGAATTTTTGCATCTTTAGAGTCGGAGTTAGGAGTGGTACTTGATATCGAACAGACGCTAGATGTCGAAGATGTGGAAGATATCGTCGACGCAGTGCTTAGCAAGTAA
- a CDS encoding AMP-binding protein has protein sequence MSIITRILDHSSSKPLHVAIQEKDVSITYEQLASDIRRVSNSMKLTVGVGEFVIIHASNSYEFILTYFSVHYTGAKAVIIASDSEKNYKEFVVNTVKPKLVVCDCKSYVNNIVQSNESNACLAQESEHADLMFTSGTTGEPKGVPLTHAQLTAATEHIVEQVGNTGNDVELLLMPLSHSFGMARMRSTLFVGGTLVIGYPLQRLKGVFKAIEEHSVTGFGIVPSAWSFITQMSKDMIAKYASRLRYIELGSAYLAPEEKRRLTEWFPDTNIVMHYGLTEVSRAIFTCFHTDDLEAIGKVSRGAKFIIIKEDGSKAEEGEEGEIAFLAPWMASEYYNNPLLTSKSYFEGYLLTGDLGKYQGEYLYLTGRLKEVINVGGKKVSPYQVEDVLNQCDGILESACIPFSDKNMGEVVQAYVVLEPENTAEFSEIVGNLKQYAAEHLPVHMRPQKFHKINSLPKTPLGKLQRLKLASM, from the coding sequence ATGTCTATTATTACCAGGATTCTGGATCACTCTAGCTCTAAGCCCCTTCACGTCGCTATACAAGAAAAAGATGTTTCGATCACTTATGAGCAGCTTGCTAGTGATATTAGGAGGGTGTCGAACTCAATGAAGCTAACGGTTGGCGTTGGTGAGTTTGTCATCATCCATGCCTCAAATAGTTATGAATTTATCCTAACTTATTTCTCGGTGCATTATACCGGAGCTAAGGCTGTTATCATCGCAAGTGATAGCGAAAAAAACTACAAAGAGTTTGTGGTAAATACTGTTAAACCAAAACTAGTGGTCTGCGACTGTAAGAGTTATGTGAATAACATTGTGCAGTCAAATGAGAGTAACGCGTGTTTGGCTCAAGAGAGTGAACATGCAGACTTGATGTTCACCAGTGGTACTACGGGTGAACCTAAAGGTGTGCCTTTAACTCATGCTCAGCTGACAGCGGCCACTGAGCATATCGTTGAGCAAGTGGGAAATACTGGTAATGATGTAGAGTTATTGTTGATGCCATTAAGTCACTCATTTGGAATGGCTAGAATGAGGTCAACTTTATTTGTTGGGGGCACTTTGGTTATTGGGTACCCTTTGCAACGATTAAAAGGAGTCTTCAAGGCGATCGAAGAACATAGTGTAACGGGCTTTGGCATAGTTCCATCGGCATGGTCATTTATTACTCAGATGTCAAAGGATATGATTGCAAAATATGCATCTCGGCTAAGATACATTGAGTTAGGTAGCGCATATTTGGCTCCCGAAGAAAAGCGACGATTGACTGAATGGTTCCCGGATACGAACATTGTTATGCACTATGGTTTAACCGAAGTTTCTAGGGCAATATTTACTTGCTTTCACACCGATGACCTCGAAGCGATCGGCAAAGTTTCGAGAGGGGCTAAGTTCATAATAATAAAAGAAGATGGCTCTAAAGCTGAAGAGGGTGAAGAAGGAGAAATTGCATTTCTCGCCCCTTGGATGGCCAGCGAGTACTATAACAACCCTTTGCTAACATCAAAAAGCTACTTTGAAGGTTACCTTCTTACGGGTGACTTGGGTAAATATCAAGGAGAGTACTTATATCTGACAGGCCGCCTAAAAGAAGTTATCAATGTTGGTGGTAAAAAAGTAAGTCCTTATCAAGTAGAAGATGTACTAAATCAATGTGATGGTATTTTGGAGTCTGCATGCATACCATTTTCTGATAAAAACATGGGTGAAGTCGTGCAAGCTTACGTAGTGCTTGAACCGGAAAATACAGCAGAGTTTTCTGAAATAGTTGGAAACCTTAAGCAATACGCAGCTGAGCATTTACCTGTGCATATGAGACCCCAGAAGTTTCATAAGATTAACAGTTTGCCTAAGACTCCCCTAGGCAAACTTCAACGCCTTAAACTGGCTTCAATGTAA
- a CDS encoding cytidylyltransferase domain-containing protein produces MIAIIPARGGSKGLPGKNTRLLCNKPLIAYTIESALKSSFITKVIVSTESSEIYDISVKYGASETSLRPKELATDTSLAIDTYKYTITKIEQDESIDIDSFVVLLPTAPLRTSDDIDLAIDLFHKKEADSVLSYTKESHPVYWHGFVEDSGKFSPLFESNNLSNRQDLRATYYPNGAIYVFKKDLIMSGKYTTDNTYAYLMPRERSVDIDTLEDFKYAEYLMGNYCEK; encoded by the coding sequence ATGATTGCTATTATCCCTGCAAGAGGGGGGTCAAAAGGTCTACCAGGTAAAAACACTAGGCTTTTATGCAATAAGCCCTTGATTGCATATACAATTGAATCTGCTTTAAAGAGTTCATTTATAACTAAGGTCATTGTATCGACAGAGTCATCTGAAATATACGACATTAGTGTTAAATATGGAGCTTCAGAAACCTCATTGAGGCCGAAGGAATTAGCAACAGATACTTCATTGGCTATCGATACATATAAGTACACTATAACCAAGATTGAACAAGATGAATCTATAGATATAGACTCATTTGTTGTCTTATTGCCTACAGCTCCTTTGAGAACTAGTGATGATATAGATCTCGCAATTGATTTATTTCATAAAAAAGAAGCCGACTCCGTATTAAGTTACACAAAAGAATCTCACCCTGTTTATTGGCATGGATTTGTTGAGGATAGTGGTAAGTTTTCTCCACTGTTTGAATCGAATAATTTAAGTAATCGTCAAGACTTGAGGGCTACTTACTATCCTAACGGTGCTATTTATGTATTTAAAAAAGATCTGATTATGTCAGGTAAGTACACTACAGACAATACATACGCTTATTTAATGCCTAGAGAGAGATCTGTTGATATAGATACATTAGAAGATTTTAAATATGCTGAGTATTTAATGGGTAATTATTGTGAAAAATAA